The sequence TTGGCGATGCGGTCGACCAGGGCGGCGGCTTCGAAGACGGCGCCGAGGGCGATCAGTTGTTCGCGGGTCTGGTTCATGGGCGTTGCACTCCCGCATCCGCGGGTTCGGCACTTTCGATCACGCCACCGCCAAGGCAGATCTCGCCGTCGTAGAACACCACCGATTGGCCCGGGGTAACGGCGCGCTGGGCGTCGTCGAACACGGCTACATAGCCATCGGCGGTCTTTTCCAGGGTGCAGGGCTGATCGCTCTGGCGGTAGCGCACCTTGGCCTTGAGGCGGCGGGGCTGGGCGAGGTCGACCGGGTTGACCCAGTAGATCTCGGAGGCCTTGAGCGAGCGGGAGAACAGCCAGGGATTGTCGTTGCCCTGGCCGACGACCAGCACATTGCGCGACAGGTCCTTGGCCAATACGTACCAGGGGTCGTCGCTGGCATCCTTCATGCCGCCGATGCCCAGGCCCTGGCGTTGGCCGATGGTGTGGTACATCAGGCCGTGGTGGCGGCCGATGACCTCGCCTTCGGTGGTTTCGATGTCGCCCGGCTGGGCTGGCAGGTACTGCTTGAGGAAGTCGGTGAAGCGCCGCTCGCCGATGAAGCAGATGCCGGTGGAGTCCTTCTTGCGCGCGGTGGCCAGGCCGTGTTTCTCGGCAATGGCACGTACTTCCGGCTTCTCCAGTTCGCCTACCGGGAACAGGGTGCGGGCGATCTGCTCGCCGCCGACGGCGTGGAGGAAGTAGCTCTGGTCCTTGTTCGGGTCCAGGCCCTTGAGCAGCTCGGTGCGGCCGTCGATATCGCGGCGGCGCACGTAGTGGCCGGTGGCGATCAGGTCGGCGCCGAGGGACAGGGCGTAGTCGAGGAAGGCTTTGAACTTGATCTCGCGGTTGCAGAGGATGTCCGGGTTCGGCGTACGGCCGGCCTTGTACTCCTCGAGGAAATGCTCGAACACGTGGTCCCAGTATTCCGCGGCGAAGTTGGCGGTGTGCAGCTTGATGCCGATACGGTCGCAGACGGCCTGGGCGTCGGCCAGGTCCACCTTGGCGGTGCAGTAGTCGGTGCCGTCGTCCTCGTCCCAGTTCTTCATGAACAGGCCTTCCACCTGATAGCCCTGTTCGAGCAGGAGGAGGGCGGAAACCGAGGAGTCGACGCCGCCGGACATGCCGACTATGACGCGGGTATTGGCTGGATCACGCATGGGAATTTGCACTGGTCGTGTAAGCAAAAGCGGAATTCTATCAGAACCGGTTCAGGATCAGATGTGTAGGCCTGCCTTTCGTAGGAGCGAGCCCTGCTCGCGATGGGCGGACGACAAGGCTTCGCGAGCAGAGCTCGCTCCTGCAGGGTGTGTGGTCAGGAAGCGCGGATCAGGCTCAGGGGGAAGCGCTCGCCCGCCAGGTAGTCGTCGATGCAGCGCAATACCAGGTGGCTGCGCCAGCGGTCCTTCTCGGCCAGCAGTTCGTCACGGGTCAACCAGCGCGGGC is a genomic window of Pseudomonas resinovorans NBRC 106553 containing:
- the mnmA gene encoding tRNA 2-thiouridine(34) synthase MnmA; translated protein: MRDPANTRVIVGMSGGVDSSVSALLLLEQGYQVEGLFMKNWDEDDGTDYCTAKVDLADAQAVCDRIGIKLHTANFAAEYWDHVFEHFLEEYKAGRTPNPDILCNREIKFKAFLDYALSLGADLIATGHYVRRRDIDGRTELLKGLDPNKDQSYFLHAVGGEQIARTLFPVGELEKPEVRAIAEKHGLATARKKDSTGICFIGERRFTDFLKQYLPAQPGDIETTEGEVIGRHHGLMYHTIGQRQGLGIGGMKDASDDPWYVLAKDLSRNVLVVGQGNDNPWLFSRSLKASEIYWVNPVDLAQPRRLKAKVRYRQSDQPCTLEKTADGYVAVFDDAQRAVTPGQSVVFYDGEICLGGGVIESAEPADAGVQRP